CAGTTCCAGCGCCAGTTGCCCTGGTCCCCCCAGGCTCTGAGCCCAAGGGAGTGACGTATTTCCCGGCCTGCGCCCTGAGCGTAGATCGCATCCCGATCCTCAAAGCCCAGATAGAAAAAGTCCAGGTTCCCCGGATAGCCAAAAGGGGTGCCGCTGGTGCCATATGCCCCCCACAATGCGAAACGGTCACTGGTTTCATCGTCGAATGCGCCGGGCTCATCGGTACGTGGCCGCACAGCCACCAGATCCCAGCGAAGCTTGTCGCGAATGTGAAAACCGCGGACACCATCAAATGTCCGCCGTACGTTGGGGCCTTCACGGACATCGACCAGGCGGCCGGAGCCAAGCACGATTTCCTGGCGCCCGGTGCGAAGTGTCGTGGATGTCTTGTTGTCCGAGGGGATCTTGAGGTCGACAAACAGGTTCTGCCACGCGAGCTTGTTTTCATCTACTGGACTGGGGCCGCCCTCACGTCCGCTTTGCAGCGCGCTGTTCAATTGGGTAAAGAGCCGAAAATAGTCCCGCCAGTGGAAGTCGGCCAGTATGGAATAACGCTGAAACCAGACACCGTGAGGGTCTTGAGGATCCTGTCCAAACACGGGGTTGTTGGTGTATTCATAGCGCTGCCGGATTTCGCCTCCGAGTGTGAGGTAGCGCTCCCCGGAGTTATCCAATGGGATAAATTTCCAGCATCCTGGCCA
The Microbulbifer celer DNA segment above includes these coding regions:
- a CDS encoding alginate export family protein, coding for MDNSGERYLTLGGEIRQRYEYTNNPVFGQDPQDPHGVWFQRYSILADFHWRDYFRLFTQLNSALQSGREGGPSPVDENKLAWQNLFVDLKIPSDNKTSTTLRTGRQEIVLGSGRLVDVREGPNVRRTFDGVRGFHIRDKLRWDLVAVRPRTDEPGAFDDETSDRFALWGAYGTSGTPFGYPGNLDFFYLGFEDRDAIYAQGAGREIRHSLGLRAWGDQGNWRWNWETLYQFGRFSRSDIHAWTLATETGYRWRDRAWKPEILFSINIASGDTDAEDRELGTFNPLFPRGNYFSEAAVFGPRNFYNFHTFINLVPSTDWSLTADLNFFWRLQTEDGLYSPSGQIIRFPEGSNRHFAATTLSLTAEYTFSRGLVFTAIHTFGVPESFLKETGPSSDLNFTELTLQYRF